One genomic segment of [Phormidium] sp. ETS-05 includes these proteins:
- a CDS encoding FkbM family methyltransferase has translation MIFQKIKTILSQDKPTKYLVGRILWKSGLCRLFKIQRDGYCLHFSPSALSATLWVYPYGHQTGEENFFKHYLKVGDRVIDIGGNIGVLAIRAALSVGSKGQVYSVEPHPRIYQYLLKNIKLNKLENVQTFNYAMGESSEDSIIFSQKPDDSQNQVIKNGQGISIPMKKLDDLPIKESEIHLLKIDVEGYEKFVLEGASQIISKIQCIYFESWEYHFTKFGYHTSDVIKLLIEKGFQCFRMLDDSTVTSISLGYASENCENLIAVKDINSFLERTGFTYK, from the coding sequence ATGATATTCCAAAAAATTAAAACTATTCTATCTCAGGACAAACCAACAAAATATTTAGTTGGAAGGATTTTATGGAAGTCAGGGCTTTGTCGATTATTTAAAATCCAACGTGATGGTTATTGTCTTCATTTTTCGCCCTCAGCTTTGTCTGCAACCTTATGGGTTTATCCATATGGACACCAAACTGGTGAAGAGAATTTTTTCAAGCACTATCTCAAAGTAGGTGATAGGGTCATAGACATTGGTGGAAATATTGGGGTCTTGGCAATCAGAGCCGCTTTGTCAGTTGGATCAAAAGGGCAAGTCTATTCAGTAGAACCCCATCCTCGGATCTATCAGTATCTTTTAAAGAATATAAAACTCAATAAGCTAGAAAACGTTCAAACTTTTAACTATGCTATGGGGGAGAGTTCAGAAGATAGTATAATTTTTTCCCAAAAGCCTGATGATTCACAAAATCAGGTAATCAAAAATGGTCAAGGCATAAGTATTCCCATGAAGAAATTGGATGATTTGCCAATCAAAGAATCAGAAATTCATCTTTTGAAAATAGATGTAGAGGGATATGAAAAGTTTGTGCTGGAAGGAGCATCTCAGATTATAAGCAAAATCCAATGCATCTACTTTGAATCTTGGGAATATCACTTTACGAAGTTTGGATATCATACTAGCGATGTAATAAAATTATTAATAGAGAAAGGATTCCAATGTTTTAGAATGCTGGATGATTCTACTGTGACATCTATATCACTTGGTTACGCATCAGAAAACTGTGAGAATTTAATAGCAGTCAAAGATATAAACTCCTTTTTGGAAAGAACTGGTTTTACTTATAAGTAA